Proteins encoded in a region of the Haloglomus salinum genome:
- a CDS encoding DUF4234 domain-containing protein, which translates to MADSPEVTDPSAFTHGSLATQVILCVVTFGLYGLYWWYKTNEQLDAGTSADISPGFRTLGILIPLYNLVVIWRFSNDITAVTDYDELILFIAFVVFTPIVWYLVQTGINEVAGGAAETAA; encoded by the coding sequence ATGGCAGACTCACCCGAGGTGACCGACCCGTCGGCGTTCACGCACGGCTCGCTGGCGACGCAGGTCATCCTGTGCGTCGTGACGTTCGGCCTCTACGGCCTGTACTGGTGGTACAAGACGAACGAGCAGCTCGACGCGGGGACGAGCGCGGACATCAGCCCGGGCTTCCGGACCCTCGGCATCCTGATTCCGCTCTACAACCTCGTCGTCATCTGGCGGTTCTCGAACGACATCACGGCGGTGACGGACTACGACGAACTCATCCTGTTCATCGCGTTCGTCGTCTTCACGCCCATCGTGTGGTACCTCGTCCAGACCGGTATCAACGAGGTCGCCGGCGGGGCCGCGGAGACCGCAGCCTGA
- a CDS encoding isochorismate synthase: MEPPRGESSVRGGRSAAAATDADLVSRSVRVDAPPFRAVVAAAEHPRTVWAAPDEATVVGSGAAATLTATGADRFTAIREAAADLFESGDVHAGTLAARPRLFGGFAFHEEHAAADGEPPWDDYPSAGFLLPRVQLTYTGTDPTTGDPDAGSEAWLTVTAAGPEASAAAVEARLAEARETVESLPEPGTVSDPPGVADRRRTTDRGAWRDSVNAALTRIEAGDLRKVVLAQALEADLEQPLDLPDTLTRLAGRYPDCYRFLLEPIRSGDAMAEGDAEGPRPGFFGATPERLVDLTGRTVETGALAGTTGRGETPAEDEWLAEELLADDKNVHEHELVADAIREQLAPYAASVSTGERRIRRLATVQHIETPITAELAADHHVLDLVEALHPTPAVGGLPPDRALRTIRDTEPFDRGWYAAPVGWFDAAGYGSFAVAIRSAVASPDDEQVTMFAGVGLVADSDPDREWDEVQLKYRPILDELE; the protein is encoded by the coding sequence ATGGAACCACCGCGCGGCGAGTCGTCGGTTCGCGGGGGTCGGTCGGCGGCGGCTGCCACGGACGCCGACCTCGTCAGTCGCTCCGTCCGCGTCGATGCGCCGCCGTTCCGCGCGGTCGTCGCGGCGGCCGAGCACCCCCGGACGGTGTGGGCGGCCCCGGACGAGGCGACCGTCGTCGGGAGCGGTGCGGCGGCCACGCTCACGGCCACCGGCGCCGACCGGTTCACCGCCATCCGCGAGGCCGCCGCGGACCTGTTCGAAAGCGGCGACGTCCACGCCGGCACGCTGGCCGCGCGGCCCCGCCTGTTCGGCGGGTTCGCCTTCCACGAGGAGCACGCGGCAGCGGACGGCGAGCCGCCGTGGGACGACTACCCGTCGGCGGGCTTCCTCCTGCCGCGCGTGCAGCTCACCTACACCGGGACGGACCCGACCACGGGCGACCCGGACGCCGGGTCGGAGGCGTGGCTGACCGTCACCGCGGCCGGGCCGGAGGCGTCGGCCGCGGCCGTCGAGGCCCGGCTGGCCGAGGCACGCGAGACTGTCGAGTCGCTCCCGGAACCGGGGACGGTCTCCGACCCGCCGGGGGTCGCCGACCGGCGCCGGACGACCGACCGCGGCGCGTGGCGCGACTCGGTGAACGCCGCACTCACCCGCATCGAGGCCGGCGACCTCCGGAAGGTCGTCTTGGCCCAGGCGCTGGAGGCCGACCTCGAGCAGCCACTCGACCTCCCCGATACGCTGACCCGCCTCGCCGGGCGCTACCCGGACTGCTATCGCTTCCTGCTGGAGCCCATCCGTTCCGGCGACGCGATGGCAGAGGGTGACGCCGAGGGGCCCCGCCCGGGCTTCTTCGGCGCGACGCCGGAGCGACTGGTCGACCTCACCGGCCGTACCGTCGAGACGGGCGCGCTCGCGGGCACGACCGGGCGCGGGGAGACGCCCGCCGAGGACGAGTGGCTGGCCGAGGAGCTGCTGGCCGACGACAAGAACGTCCACGAGCACGAACTCGTCGCGGACGCCATCCGGGAGCAGCTGGCGCCGTACGCCGCGTCGGTCTCGACCGGCGAGCGCCGCATCCGCCGGCTCGCGACGGTCCAGCACATCGAGACGCCCATCACGGCGGAACTCGCCGCGGACCACCACGTCCTCGACCTGGTGGAGGCACTCCACCCGACGCCCGCCGTCGGGGGGCTGCCGCCGGACCGTGCGCTTCGGACCATCCGTGACACGGAGCCGTTCGACCGCGGCTGGTACGCCGCGCCAGTGGGCTGGTTCGACGCGGCCGGCTACGGCTCGTTCGCGGTCGCCATCCGCTCCGCGGTGGCGAGCCCCGACGACGAGCAGGTGACGATGTTCGCGGGTGTCGGCCTCGTCGCGGACTCGGACCCCGACCGCGAGTGGGACGAGGTCCAGCTGAAGTACCGGCCGATTCTGGACGAACTGGAGTGA